The following coding sequences are from one Triticum dicoccoides isolate Atlit2015 ecotype Zavitan chromosome 4A, WEW_v2.0, whole genome shotgun sequence window:
- the LOC119284170 gene encoding probable receptor-like protein kinase At4g39110 yields MVRRGTFPLALLAVLATLTAVAGQGKPVTDNGSGGASGPAKFTPKDAFYIDCGGTAAADTKDGKSFKTDAEANSLLSARDNIKVADDKADVPSHLYRSARVFKEEAVYNFPLTAPGWHFIRLYFFPIKSGEADLAAATFDVTTAVNVLLHGFTAEAKAVMKEYVVNATENKLELKFTPQSGAAFINAIEVVNAPDELISKTALTVSPLAETSGLSEAAYQVVCRLNVGGPPIGPVNDTLGRQWEDDGQYLNPKEAGAEVSVPTSAIKYPDAFPATKLVAPTAVYATARHMAESGVANQNFNVSWKVDVDPSFDYLVRLLFADIISTSANDLYFNVYINGRKAISALDLSTITGDLAAPYYKDFVVNSSVNTDGHIIIDVGPLGEDTGRNDALLNGAEVLKMTNSVGSLDGEYGVDGRMVDDGSGTRKVVAAVGFAMMFGAFAGLGCMVVKWHRRPQDWERRNSFSSWLLPIHTGQSFSNGKSKSGYTFSSTAGLGHFFTFAEMSEATKNFAESAIIGVGGFGNVYVGEINDPDEEGSRIKVAIKRGNPSSEQGINEFNTEIQMLSKLRHRHLVSLIGYCDEGEEMILVYEFMQHGPFRDHIYGGPEGLPTLSWKQRLEICIGAARGLHYLHTGTAHGIIHRDVKTTNILLDDKFVAKVADFGLSKDGPGMNQLHVSTAVKGSFGYLDPEYFRCQQLTDKSDVYSFGVVLLETLCARAPIDPQLPREQVSLAEWGLQWKRKGLIEKIMDPNLAGKVNPESLAKFAETAEKCLCEFGSDRLSMGDVLWNLEYALQLQESNPPEGASDADDADASIVSSASGVTTVPDQSTTSANELFAQLADMKGR; encoded by the coding sequence ATGGTGCGCCGCGGGACGTTCCCGCTGGCGCTGCTGGCCGTGCTGGCGACGCTGACGGCCGTGGCGGGGCAGGGGAAGCCGGTCACGGACAACGGCTCGGGCGGCGCGTCGGGGCCGGCCAAGTTCACGCCCAAGGACGCCTTCTACATCGACTGCGGCGGCACGGCCGCCGCCGACACCAAGGACGGCAAGTCCTTCAAGACCGACGCGGAGGCCAACAGCCTGCTCTCCGCCAGGGACAACATCAAGGTCGCCGACGACAAGGCCGACGTGCCGTCGCACCTCTACCGCAGCGCGCGGGTCTTCAAGGAGGAGGCCGTCTACAACTTCCCGCTCACGGCCCCCGGCTGGCACTTCATCCGGCTCTACTTCTTCCCCATCAAGAGCGGGGAGGCCGACCTCGCGGCGGCCACGTTCGACGTGACCACCGCCGTCAACGTCCTTCTCCATGGCTTCACCGCCGAGGCGAAGGCGGTCATGAAGGAGTACGTCGTCAACGCCACGGAGAACAAGCTCGAGCTCAAGTTCACCCCGCAGTCGGGCGCGGCGTTCATCAACGCCATCGAGGTCGTCAACGCCCCTGACGAGCTCATCAGTAAGACGGCCCTGACGGTGTCGCCGCTAGCCGAGACAAGCGGGCTGTCAGAGGCTGCGTACCAGGTGGTGTGCCGGCTCAACGTCGGTGGCCCGCCCATCGGCCCCGTGAACGACACGCTCGGCCGGCAGTGGGAGGACGACGGGCAGTACCTGAACCCCAAGGAGGCCGGGGCGGAGGTGTCGGTGCCGACGAGCGCGATCAAGTACCCCGACGCGTTCCCGGCGACCAAGCTCGTGGCACCCACGGCGGTGTACGCGACCGCCCGCCACATGGCTGAATCCGGCGTCGCGAACCAGAACTTCAACGTGTCGTGGAAGGTGGACGTGGACCCGTCGTTCGACTATCTCGTCCGCCTCTTGTTCGCCGACATTATAAGCACGTCCGCCAACGACCTCTACTTCAACGTGTACATCAACGGCCGCAAGGCCATCTCCGCCCTGGACCTCTCCACCATCACCGGCGACCTGGCCGCGCCCTACTACAAGGACTTCGTGGTGAACTCGTCGGTCAATACCGACGGCCACATCATCATCGACGTCGGGCCGCTAGGGGAGGACACGGGCCGCAACGACGCGCTGCTCAACGGCGCGGAGGTGCTCAAGATGACCAACTCGGTGGGCAGCCTGGACGGCGAGTACGGCGTGGACGGCCGGATGGTGGATGACGGCAGCGGCACCCGCAAGGTGGTGGCGGCCGTGGGGTTCGCCATGATGTTCGGCGCCTTCGCCGGCCTGGGATGCATGGTGGTGAAGTGGCATCGGCGGCCGCAGGACTGGGAGCGGCGCAACAGCTTCTCGTCGTGGCTGCTGCCGATCCACACGGGCCAGTCCTTCAGCAACGGCAAGTCCAAGAGCGGCTACACCTTCTCCTCCACCGCGGGGCTGGGCCACTTCTTCACCTTCGCGGAGATGTCAGAGGCGACCAAGAACTTCGCCGAGAGCGCCATCATCGGCGTGGGAGGGTTCGGCAACGTGTACGTGGGCGAGATCAACGACCCCGACGAGGAGGGCTCCAGGATCAAGGTGGCCATCAAGCGCGGGAACCCGTCGTCGGAGCAGGGCATCAACGAGTTCAACACCGAGATCCAGATGCTGTCCAAGCTCCGGCACCGCCACCTCGTGTCCCTCATCGGCTACTGCGACGAGGGCGAGGAGATGATCCTCGTCTACGAGTTCATGCAGCACGGGCCCTTCCGCGACCACATCTACGGCGGGCCCGAGGGCCTGCCCACGCTCTCCTGGAAGCAGCGCCTCGAGATCTGCATCGGCGCCGCCAGGGGCCTCCACTACCTCCACACCGGTACCGCGCACGGGATCATCCACCGCGACGTCAAGACCACCAACATCCTCCTCGACGACAAGTTCGTGGCCAAGGTGGCCGACTTCGGCCTCTCCAAGGACGGCCCCGGGATGAACCAGCTGCACGTCAGCACTGCCGTCAAGGGCAGCTTCGGGTACCTCGACCCGGAGTACTTCCGGTGCCAGCAGCTGACCGACAAGTCCGACGTCTACTCATTCGGGGTGGTGCTGCTGGAGACGCTGTGCGCGCGGGCGCCCATCGACCCGCAGCTGCCGCGCGAGCAGGTCAGCCTCGCCGAGTGGGGCCTGCAGTGGAAGCGCAAGGGCCTCATCGAGAAGATCATGGACCCCAACCTCGCCGGCAAGGTCAACCCGGAGTCGCTCGCCAAGTTCGCCGAGACCGCCGAGAAGTGCCTCTGCGAGTTCGGCAGCGACCGCCTCTCCATGGGCGACGTGCTCTGGAACCTCGAGTACGCGCTGCAGCTGCAGGAGTCCAACCCACCCGAGGGCGCCAgcgacgccgacgacgccgacgCCTCCATCGTCTCCTCCGCCAGCGGCGTCACCACCGTGCCCGACcaatccaccacctccgccaacgaGCTCTTCGCGCAGCTCGCCGACATGAAGGGCAGGTGA